From one Mytilus trossulus isolate FHL-02 chromosome 10, PNRI_Mtr1.1.1.hap1, whole genome shotgun sequence genomic stretch:
- the LOC134686187 gene encoding uncharacterized protein LOC134686187 codes for MDTCMHIAEKKELRDQIFQFKLENDKSLRILTNQLQHKLSEMDEKLQGNYKPNDTIEFANLKQKYQLLQGSYIHQKDELEILKNATMNVLQELFELKQLKSINQDLNMSNVQGKLQLLDQKTNSLTINQNARSQDFLALFNNTRVMENKINLMGNFITQILSHEIIQNATTATHFNIFNDLKNRVYEIETKQNATFADVISKIISLEGKVSNNSKRVAVTACVGSTQTFSDAVVRFSTVRSEIGINNIATFMYSGKFVCEIPGLYYISAHIRTSSGDYGFHVKKNNDYIAYSITDAGLSDSTNPISAVVALQIKDTLYVETSATIYSTYSCISIVKVK; via the exons ATGGATACCTGTATGCATATAGCAGAAAAGAAAGAATTAAGAGACCAGATCTTTCAGTTCAAACTCGAAAATGACAAAAGTTTACGAATACTGACAAACCAATTGCAACATAAACTATCCGAAATGGATGAAAAACTACAAGGAAATTACAAACCCAATGATACAATAGAATTTGcgaatttaaagcaaaaatatCAGTTGCTACAAGGCAGCTATATCCATCAAAAAGACGAACTGGAGATATTAAAAAACGCAACAATGAACGTTCTTCAAGAACTGTTCGAACTGAAGCAGCTAAAAAGTATTAATCAGGATTTAAACATGAGTAATGTGCAAGGAAAACTTCAATTACTTGACCAAAAAACTAACTCACTGACAATCAACCAGAATGCTAGAAGTCAAGACTTTCTTGCCTTGTTTAATAACACTCGTGtaatggaaaacaaaattaatctaATGGGGAATTTTATAACTCAGATTTTAAGTcatgaaataatacaaaacgcAACGACAGCAACACATTTCAACATATTCAATGATCTGAAAAATAGAGTTTATGAAAttgaaactaagcaaaatgctACTTTCGCTGATGTCATATCGAAAATTATTTCGCTTGAAGGAAAAGTATCAAACAACAGCAAAAGAG TGGCAGTTACAGCATGTGTAGGATCAACTCAAACATTTTCTGATGCTGTAGTTAGATTTTCTACAGTGAGATCAGAAATAGGAATAAATAACATTGCTACGTTCATGTACAGTGGGAAATTTGTTTGCGAGATTCCTGGTTTATATTATATCTCAGCTCATATACGTACAAGTTCAGGAGATTATGGTTTCCACGTCAAGAAGAACAATGATTATATTGCTTATTCTATAACAGATGCAGGTTTGTCGGATTCAACAAACCCAATATCTGCTGTAGTGGCACTTCAAATAAAAGACACACTGTACGTCGAAACTAGTGCAACCATTTATTCTACATATTCCTGTATATCAATTGTGAAAGTTAAATAA